The Biomphalaria glabrata chromosome 6, xgBioGlab47.1, whole genome shotgun sequence genomic interval tcttagtcttagtcttacctTCCCCTCTGCAAAGTCTGACTTAGTGAAGTGTGtataattgaaatatatttaaaaataactataaCATGAATTCTCTCAATTCTATTTTTAGCCACAGTGTTTCATGAAATGTGGAAAAGAAGAGCAGCAGAAATAGAATATGACTGGGATGTGGCTGATTTTGAACAAGAAGTAAGTTTTTGTTATCAAAGACATCCCTGCATAAATAGTGAGAAACAGACTTTAGGGGACTTCAATAAGTACAgctttttctttactttctaaTAAAACCCTGTgtcatattcttttttatttttgacataATGAAACACACTTATTTCCCTGGCTTCTGTACCAGGATCTTTGGGCccctcttgagtccacccagctctagtgagtatctgacattagttggggaaaagtaaaggtggttggttgttgtgctggccacatgacacccttgttaaccgtatgtcacagaaacagctgacctttacatcatctgccctagagaccacaaggtctgaaaggggaactttacttttttttttactctctgtGTGAAAACTCCCTTAATTATTTATGGATGTTGTGCAACAGAAAAACTACACATACTTATATTGCAATATTTTTTAAGGAAACTATCAGACCAGAGTATGAAGCATCTGTGCGTCGCAGAAGAATTAATCCTGTCACCAAGGTATGAaaaatcttgacatctaaaaattttaacatcattttatttgttttatttaaagcatgatttaataatataaattaaatcaatTTAGTTGGCATGGCATTTGCTCCATCAAAATTTAGCTAGTTTATACtattgaacatttaaaatatccTGGGTTTAGTATGAGTTTATCAATGCTTCAAATCCTAGGCAGCACGTTTGTGTGTTTTCATGTTGTCAACTGATTTGTTCAACTTCACAACTCTAGTAATACTATTAACATACTAGTGAaattgaaatggttttgatgcctATTAACAAACTAGTGAActtgaaatggttttgatttgtTATTCAGTTTTGCATTTCACATAAAGAGTTGAGGTTTTGGTCAAGCTTATttctaacattttatttagctATGACAGTGAAACGTTGTTCTCAACCTTATATTGAAGAtctaaagatttaaatatatttaactaattgtTACGAGAATTGGAATATTGGTTaggccaaacaaaaaaattgaaagctgaaaaactttataattttattgtcACTTTAAAcagttctatttaaaatatattttcatgcatttgtatttatacaaaatatatgTCCAAACTTAAGTGGGTATTAAGAAGCTCTAGTGaacaatattatttcaaaagaaCAACTCTATTGGTTCATAGACCTGTTCATTGCTATGTGTACAATCCCTCGATTGTCATTTTAACACTTTATAAACAGAATAAATTTGGAGGCTTTACAATTTTTGAGGTAGGTTTATCTGTTAGctgataaagttttttttagtgtcaattTTCCTATGATCATTTATGAAGCTTCTATTTGGTCTTATTCCTTGCTTTTATGTTGTCCAGGACTTACACATTGAAGTGATCAACTGAAAAGCATTTCCTGtgatattttatgtaaaataaaatattttactgtGATGCATtcatgtgtgaaaaaaaaatctgattggTTTAAAATGCAttaagtttgtttgttgttttttcattcaACAAATACATCTTTCTCTTTAGCTATTGTGCATTCATTGTTAGCATGCAACATTTGTTTGAATGTTAAGAGTTAGATGCTCAATTTTTTAAGAATGCCAGTACTTCTAATtgtgttttaaataatattaactagattgtaatttgtttttttgttcttttaagtaaatgttaatttatCTGCTGCTtgagagttgtttttttcttcgttttaatttttgtaaaaaaaaaatattttttgctaatctatttttattttttgttttatcaatttaGCTGAGcatgaattttatttaatattctaattaaatttgATCATTTTATTGTAATCACttgcattttctttttcagaatGGACCAGTAAgggttttaattatttttactcTGACTGCCAGTGATAAATTTACAATTGAATAAGTTTATACTCTCATATTCATGCAACATCAAGATATAATATCACCCTAAATCTACACAACTGCTAGTCAAATATCCTTCATTACCTTCATAACCTTTATTACCTTTATTACCATGCTTTCAAAACACAGTGAAACTAAAAGATATTTAAAGAGAAATATTTGCTTTCAATTGCAATGACTTCATATAGTATGATGCTTATATGACTAAATTATAGGCTTTACTTTTTAACAGTAAACTtagaaaattgaaaaaagaatGATCAAAACTTAATTTagataaacagaaaaaaaaataaatataaagaacatactacaaaaacacaaaaaaaagtaggtactagcaatacaaaaaaaacaaaaaaaaagccatgcttataaatataaatgaatatagACTAAAAACTTATAAGAAATTCATTGGAAAATTGCAGCTTTTTTATTCTGTAAATGGTTTGACCTTTCATAACACTTGACCTTTTTTACCCATTCCTTCTTATCTTGCTGATTGATTTACAATGGCCAGTTGTTATATATCAATTATAAAAAATGTCTGATTTCAGAAATGTATCTGGATGCATTTGGGTGGGATTTTATGGGACTTAACTCCTGTATAAGAAAAATACATCTGCTACACATTTCACTTATGCTTTTAAATTTCATAAAGATCTTTTATATATAGGTCTACATTTTTGAATGATTATAGTATTTGCTAGAATGAATATATGatcatttgattttaatttgttttagtacCGGTAATCAGCTTTTTTCCCAATACCCATtgctttttacttttaattgctTTATCCCTGATTTTGTATTTTAGATACATCCATTATTTTTTATGaagttaatatttatttacaatgttGAAATTCTATTTTGAACTAAACTATTTTTGTAAGAACTGTGTcaagtattgtttttaaaagttataattagttttattttcatgtattttgtttttcttgcagTTAATGGTCATTGAAAGCTAATAAAAATTTACAGACAtatatttcataataataataaggcttgtcttgagTCCAAAAATTGAGGACTACAAACTTACATTTTTGATAAGAAAGTTTCTAAACTGCACGTATtcgaaaataattaaaaatagccACTTTTTGCTTTCCTTGTAGGTTGAAGAGCCTTACTTAAGTTTCACTTCCAAATTGTGTCGTGTTACTTCTTCACTCTGGGTTGTTTTGTTTATGGTAAGATCTTTTAGTAATTAGGAACTACCcttctttaaataaaacttgTGCTCTGGTCAGTGCTGACTTATAAGTATTAAAaatttttctatatatataacacaaGTTGATTAGCTTATCTTGTTTATTAGACATAAATGTATAAAagttatatatgtatttatttataggaAAGTAAGATCTCTGCTGTtaaaattcaataatttaataataattcaataattCAACTTATTTTCACAAAGCTTCCTTATCTGTTGAAGACAGTTATGCTACATATAAAAAGTTTGATCCATTAATAcaataggatttttttttctttttgattttgttaatttttataatttttattatttaatgtaattctttttttatcatGCAACTGTACATTTTGTTAATGATAACCAAGTTCAATAGCAAGCTTTTAACCTTCTCTTTGACTAGCTTTGTGTGGTTGTAGCTGCTGTTTTTGGTGTCATTGTTTACCGCATGACAGTGAGAGCGCTCCTCTATGCTGTAGGTGAAAACATTATAAGACAAAGGGCTGGGATCATAACATCAGTCACAGCATCAGTTATTAACCTGATTATCATCATTCTGCTTGGCAAAGTTTATCAGTTCATAGCTCAGATGCTGACCAACTTTGGTAAGCAACAGAAACAATTTAGAAAGGTTATTCTCctatattaaaaagtttttttcgaGAGACAGTAGCctaataatggcaatgtttttgattctgaagattaaggatgagtgcagtgtttcgcATTACTACtcaaacccagttgcaacctgcatattCTTCCGCATCTCATGCAGACAAAACTGTTGTCCACTGGCGgcctatttaacttttttttccatcttcTGCATCTGGCTTTCCTTTGTGTCCTACatcctttgtgagagctctccaactgtttcTTTCAGAAGCCATTGCTGCAGGTACTTTTCTTTATGCCAATAAGGGTGAAGCGGCACCTGAATTGATCTTAATAGCGCATGGGGGTACCTGTGTTACATTGTCCTCCTTTAGGCCTAAGCTTGCCAGAGAGAATCGCCTTTATCATGTGGTTGTCTCTCATGGGGAATAGGTTCTgactatactgtccacaccggcttccagcagaacatagttattGTAATGTAGTCCTGCCAGCATATGCCCATTATGGAGGCATCTTTGATGGAAGTGTTCGAGGAGCCTTAAATAGCCTACTATATAATTGTAAGGGCAATATTGAAAGAGATTTTCttttgtatatttctttatatgaattttcttttaattaattatttaaaacctaacataataataataacaaaagctTGAATTGTTGGTTATCTGGGATAAAGGTTGAACCAGAAGATTGGTATAATTGGATGTCAATATCTTTTTGAATTacatccttttatttttttacaaggtGGGTTTGAATGGTTTATATTTTTCAAGAATTTGTGAATGACTTCATTATTAAAAAACTGTGCTCTTTTTTGAAGCTACTTACACTGATTagttttactaaaaaaaaactaaaaactattttactgtaactagatctacttttaaccTATTTAGTACTCATTTTGAGTTACATTATATCAATATAAGCTggactttttatttctacccttGAATCTTTACATGGCAATAATaacctttattattatttttttttgttgtaaattcTCAAGCATCAATTTACAAATTAATGAGTTGTagcactattttttttactgtagcTGTTAAATTTGCTTCATTGAAGCACATAATcttgtcaataaataaatagattattATCTTTTCATgtacaggcacgacatggcctaaattgtgccgatgtgcctaaactcaaaactcatcTTTTCATGTTATGTTTCTCTTCACATTGCCAGAAACACACAGAACTCTGACAGAGTGGGAAGACAGTTTCACCCTGAAGATGTTTCTTTTCCAATTTGTCAACCATTTTGCTTCTCTATTTTACATTGCCTTTTTTAAAGGAAAGTAAGTGCATCTTTTAATCTTGAATTCCAGAAAACAATATTCAGTATGTTAGAGTTtacataaaatctattttttttttttatttttgtatagacTTGTTGGGCGTCCAGGTCTGTACAACAGACAGATCAATGACTCCAGGCAAGAAGAggtaagaaatttattttttgtttaattgaaaTGTAATAATTATCTGAGTAGAGAAGATCTATGATCTTGATCCTTATAGAAAGTTTTAAAGTAATACTGTATATCTCTGGTGTCTTTGGAGATTAGTCCAGAGTCCTAGCATGAATGTCCTATCATTAGTTATCTTTTCAACACTGGTATTGACTCCATGATTTACAGGAACTTAAGAATATGTAGTGAGACTAGGTGGGGATAAACGAAATAATACATTATAcacatttaaaatgaaataatacatacacatttaaaatgaaatagtacatacatatttaaaatgaaataatacataaacatttaaaatgatCTTTTGTTCTTACTTTTCCTAAACAggacaaaaatttaaaatggagaagaaaataaaaagtagtaTCGGTAGATTGAAAATTAgctcataaaaaaacataattttattttaaattcatgtgcatttgttatattaaaataaaacaaaaactttgtaTTCATTTAGTGTGATCCATCTGGATGTTTCATAGAGCTTTGTATCCAGTTAGGAATCATCATGGTCGGAAAACAGACATTTAACAATTCTAAAGAAGTTGTCCTTCCGTAAGTAAAACCtgtatttgaaaagaaattacttttcttggttcaattatttttttgcagTTGAAATTCTTCCTTTGTAACTCTTTtaacaagtaatttttttattctcacaaaatttttgtaatgcttctcttttctttttggatatgtatttttgtaaatattataatagcaaaggaaatatatacataggCCTATTTGAATATTGAATTGAAGGAAATTAAATTTCCAATAAGATTCTTACTTTATTCTTGTAATATTTTTCCTATTTgaaaatatctatttatttactaaaagggagacatttttgtaaaaaaataatacaaacacacattaagagaaatttttttaaaagccttagaCTCTTAATGCTTTTTCACAAATTTCATGTACAGTGTGAATATGTCTCCAATTTTCACCAATGAACACTGTTCAAAATTGAATTAGATAAAATATatgctttgtattttatgtaaCTAGTCattccatttaaaaaatgtgtatcaaAATGAAATATACAACATATAGCTAGAAATGATAAAATAGTGCCTTTCCTATCATAGAAAATATATAGGCTAGGCCTACATAATGCACAAGGAATCGTAAAACTAAATTTCCTACACAATTCTTACTTTAATCTTATAATAATTTAtcaatttgaaacatttttgtagTAATTAAAACTGTAAcaaatttgtttaattaaattaatattttcttaGGAAATTGTTAAACTGGATTAAGTCTCGCAAAATCAATAAGGCTGAAGAGAAAAAGCATGAGAAAGTCTCCCAGTGGGAAAAAGATTATGCAATGGATAGCATGCCAGAACTTGGTTTGTTTGATGAATACTTGGAAATGGGTAAGATTATCAATGACATTActattcaatatatattttgttaagatgtgggattgaacaaaaaaaaaacaacttacagaTTCCCTAGTTGCCTGTCTCACTCTGATTGCAGACATCTCACCGAAGCACAATTCAATGAGTCAATAATCCcgttaaaagaaatacttttagaATATTCCAAATTGAATTCACATATACTGATTCACTAACACAAAAAGAATACAATCCTCAATTGAGAAATCAAAAACTATTGCCCCTTAACACTTTAAAACAATCACTCAAGTCATTTATGCCCTCCAGCGTAAAAAAAATTCACCTAGTTTACATGTGGAAAAAATTGTAACGTGGAacaagtttacaacaatattttttatgaaGTTAATATTTATTCACAATGTTGAAATTCTATTTTGAACTAAACTATTTTTGTAAGAACTGTGTcaagtattgtttttaaaagttaagtTTTATTTAGCTATATGTATTATGCTGATGCATATTTGgtctaaactaaataaaaatttgaaactcatatattgaaaaaaaaaattataataaaagtagCAAAAAAATTGTTGGAGGCTTAAAATTTcacaaatgttaaaatattgaGATTTTCAAAAGCTTTCAGTGATTCGATATTGATGTATGCACATTCATTTCTAATCATTAGATGTTAATCAGGCCAATAGTATATCTCAAgcacattaataaaaacaaaatgtttattaaatataCTTTGCTgtatcttaatgtttttttctcttattacaattgtacaatttctttgaatgtttcacttttCAGTGATACAATACGGTTTTGTGACAATATTTGTAGCAGCTTTTCCTTTGGCTCCATTATTTGCTCTTCTGAACAACATCATTGAGATACGATTGGATGCTTACAAATTTGTGACTCAGTGGAGACGACCTCTGGGAATGAGAGCCCAGGATATTGGTAAGCATTTCTTTCAACTGTTAGTCTGCAGTTCTTTTTCTTTAGATTAGCATTTATCTTTTGGACAAAACTTTTAACCCTTTATGCTTTTCACTTTTAATAGGAATATGGTTTGGAATATTGCAAGGAATATCCAAGGTGGCTGTTATGTCAAATGTAGGTATAGTGGAAATAGGTGTTCTAACAAATCTCCTTTAATTGCTCATTTTGTTGTGTTCAATGGACTTTGTTATTAATGCAATCCTAATATCTTGTCTTATTTCAGGCAATTATAATCGCTTTCACCTCAGAATTTGTGCCTAAATTGGTGTACCAGTATAGCTATAGTAAAAATAGTGATATCAATGGCTATATTAACTTCAGCTTGTCAGTATTCAATGTCTCTCTATTTGAACCTAAAAGTATCCCTAAAGTAAAAAACATAGAATTATTTGGAAATGTTACCGAATGCAGGTTAgtgaatttaacatttttcatttctttgctTGTTGATGTTTTGTTCAAATCAAACTAATCTGATCCTCTAAGatgtatttagttttattagTAAACATTAgaattcatatatttttttacttaaaaaaaattttgattaaTACAACattttggaaatgttttattcaaaAAGAATATATTGTTTGCAAAAGTACCAGGTAGTGAAAATTCTGATAAGACTATTTTAAAAGACAACATTACTTATATTTGTGGACAAACCAGATTAGGAATGATGCAAAGGAGGAGAATTGGCTATTTTGGTTTCTAttacatgataaaaaaaaacaagttatgtCAGCATTAGCAACTAAATGTTGAGTCACATCTCTTTTTTTCACACCATCAGTGCATACCTCTTAAACATCTAAGATGTTTGACATAAAGCGGTTAAACAATTGGATTTTTAATGTTCTGTCATATGTATTGAATAGTGTAAGGACTTTTTATTTGACTGAATAAATATCTTTTGTCCTCCTGGACATCATTCAAAGAATATAATATGCATAGCCCAGCAACAAACATAGAGAACACTTCAGAGCATCATCAAAATAAAACTGTTACTCTTTTTAGGTATCGAGATTTTAGAGCCCCAACAGAGCCTTATGATTACACTTTAGAACACTGGCATATTCTAACAGCAAGATTAGCATTTGTACTTGTTTTTGTGGTAAGAAATGTGTTTTCTTTAGGAATGTACAGTTTTGCATTTGTACTACTCTGTGAgtttagttaattaaaaaatgtttattaagttTGAATATTGTTTGATAACATCTTTATTTGGTGGTtgctaaaatttttaaaaatttataatattttcagATATGCATTTGGCTTTTGTCATGGCTTATCAGCTACATCGTACCTGACATTCCAAAAGCTGTCAAACTACAGATTTTGAGAGAGAAATACCTAGCCAGAGAGTCAGCGTTGGAATCTGAActcttgaaaaataaaagccaTCATAATGGAATGGAGGGCAAAAGTCACTCCTCTGATCCACATTCTACTGTTAATGGTGTTAGAGAAAGACATGTTGATAAAACAACTCCACTTTATTAAATGACTACTTATTGTATGGCAATGGGGTAAACAATATTCATTTAGTCTGTAACATATAACAATGTTAAATATTAGACCAAACTTTTCTGTTACAGCATCTTCAGCTTTAATTTGATGTCAGCtctttttatattcattacaATGTCATTTACTTGTTGACATAGTTTTGTACAAGAAATGTGTTCTATTAGCTTTATCGACTTTaaatataactattttttttttttttttgaattcatCCCATTTgaaatatatctttattttatttagttttgatAAATGAAATACTGAATGGCATAAATCACTTAGCTATAAAGGGGTCTCAAGTTCAATTTTCAAtcaagcagagttgtgcttGCTGAGCTCCTAGGCAGCACAAAAACCTTCtccccattccccccccccactcctttTTTCTCCATGGCCCGCTGAGCCTGCTATAGCATGAAAGATGCCCTatacaaaattctttttttttaattcctatttctttttttagacTACAAAATATTCATAGTGTGTGTTGGAAGTCAAATTTGTGATAGGTTTCAGTGACACCCTTCATGCAGATTCCAGAATTAAACTTCTAATTAAAAATTTCTATGTGATTCAACTTAAACCTGCAACTATTTTGCTTTATAATCGTTTTGTCAATGAATTGTATGATTGTACATAGTAAATGCCCACAGCGCATTGTGTTGTGTTGCTTTTCTGTATGCCACTATCAAGATCTGAGactgtataatttttttttgattcatcTAATCATTAATTTCTTTGTATTAAGATCATAAATTTCTTTGAAATTAAATCAtacatttctttgtatttagaAAAAGGCTATTcttgtaagttttttttgtattaaagcaTTTTTATCATTActagtaaaatatttaataattttagctTTATATAATGTACAATGGAATGCAACACTTTGTGTAAAAACATTGTAAATGAGCATTCTTGGCCTTACAATACAGATTTACTTTGAGCCACTTTATGTGCTCAGCCTTATTGTTATACAGATTCAGTCATTAAATAGTCTCAGCCTTTTAGTTATACAGATTCAGTCTTAAACAGTCTCAAAtgtgtacacattttgtttaaaaccaCAAAATGAATCATGACACATACATTGATCTATATAGAATGGAAAAccttttaaaactgttttgattgattcaacATTAGAATGTAAAACAACCACATTTTATTGTACAGGTTTACACTTTAGTGATCTTGTTGATTCagagttttgttgtttttatgagttacatccccccccccccccccattaacaGTGAACAAATTGATATCTTTGGCCCTCCATTACAATCTAAGTGGTAGGTATGTGTGTATATTGATCATTTAGAGTTTAGGTATCCAAAAGCAGTTGAATGATGATTCGGAAATAGACATTGATCAATATTGGTACCTGGCATCTTTAGgccaaacatttatttttataaggaTGAATGTTTCTTGAAATTTCTACATaaattagtctttttttaaCCAGATAAAAGTGCAAAATCAGATACAATTAATGAGATAATTAGatttaacatacatttaaaaataactacCGGTATTTTATagaattattttacaaaaacttTCAAAGCTTTATTAATAATTTAGAAGAATGCTTTGAAAACTATATCAAATATGGATAACTCATACTTCAGATGTAGTGGAGGGTCATGTCTTTAATTTCCAGTGATTGTTTTAACCAATATGTCTCTaagatgattttaaaaataagttgaagTGCAATTTCTATTGACAAAATTATTTAAGGATTTTGTTGACCAACTGCCTCGTGaatgaaagaaataataatttacacagatttatttatgcatatttcTCTGTGATATTTTAAAACACACAAGCCTATTTTTTTCTGTCTATTTATATTTAGGTTATGTCTATACCTTTTATATGGAAATATTCATTGACTAATTACTTATGTATACATTTGTACCAATGCTGTAATAACTAGCTGtactaaaatatgtttagttATATTTTCACTtcataactctttctctcttaacgATGATATCTTTGTTGATTTGATGCCAATCTTTCAGCCAAATCGATGATATTAGTCAATGCTTAaagttaactattttgttttatttcctcccaaaatgtttttatttgcttaaaattttatcttgaatagtttccctttgtaAGACATCCAGACttttttctttagatttttAACTTCTCTGGAGATGGTGACATCGGACAATAAGCTCAAGCCAataattttatatgttttagATGCTGTATCAAAATGTCTTATCAAAATCGGAATgactataataaaaaataatttattttaatttgaatcataaaatattaacaagatctagttctaatgaaTTTTGCCCACAGTCtgtaagttttaatttttaaattccataatccaaaattaaattaaatattggttttataaacattaatttgtttatataGAAAGGGCATGCATTCCCTTTTATCTTtctaccaaatataacattttctgataataaatagaaaaagtTATTGAACAGTACTTTAATCTTAACAGCGTAGTTCAATACAAAAGTGCAAtgtgaaaataattacagagagagtTAAACCAAACTATTGTACTGAGTTCAAGCAGGTGTTCAGCTATTGACGTTTGTTGAATTATTTGATGGTTTAGATTATTTAAAAGCAAGAACAAATATTAAGACTGCTTTGGGTTGAAAGGTAAAGAACTTCTTGAAGTAATGATACTTATGTGCCTGAGCAAGACCATTCTATACTTATGAAAGTATGGtactaaatgtgacccactattAAGCATGGAAGCCagcaaagatttttttctagttaataTCTGAAAATTGTgttatacaaacaaaaaaaaagaccctGATgtagttttaattaaattataacaaaaacttatctaaatctattaaaatTTCTTAGTAAAATTTTGATAGAAATTTAATTGAAATGCATTTTAATTCAGATATTAGCCATAGCTGTGTACTTGTTTGTTCCAATTTTTCTCAGAAATTATTAACcattctatttttagatttgttGTCACCAATTGAAAGTAACTGAATTAGCTTTCAGACAATCGTTGAACTCAATTATCTATTTTCATGACTTTAGGAAATAGACAGCATGTTTCTTAATTGTAAACTTATTGGTAGGTTTGTagattatttcaaaattagtgACAATAATGCCTAATAATGTACAcaattttatcaaaataaaatggACAACTGTGGTCTGCAACTTAACAAGTAATTTATAAAAACACCTCCtggtataaatataaatattaaacttattttcttttaaagatttaTGAAAACATAAAATCCAACTTGAACTCGTTaagaaaaattagaaaatttTGTTCCAATGTTCAATGAATGTTATTCTGCTCAACTCATATTTGCAATGCTACTGTCAAAAATTCAATCTAATCTATGTTTACGTCTATGTCTTTTTGAAACTGTTTCAATGTGTTGATTAAAATATTAGTTTGCataaaatttaataacaatctggaaataaaatgtgaaaatttgtccatattattttaaagcactGAAATTGAATTATCAAAGTAATGCCAAAAatgatgatgttttttttatcccAGATATTTGGCTGAACATTGCAATTGaggttttggttttattttaaaaaaacggatgcttttgtttattttgtcttccaGCAACAAGAAAATCAAATGTATACTAAATGTATCATAAATGTACCGGTATACTAAATGTATAGTAAATTGacattttttcttgtatttattcTGAATGGATCATGTATGTTCTACCTTTAagtgtgttattttgttttaaagatcaGAATAAgttcaaagaaataatttgttttctaaattgtgatcaatgtattatttataattCTATCATTTAAATAAGCCCTTGTATGATGTGCAAGTAattttcaagataaatatttcattaacaGTTTATGACcaagatgtatttttaatattgtatCATTTTTGTAAACTGTTTTGTTcttgtacaaaaaaatgtttttaataaaattatacaACTTTTAAGTAGAGTTTTGAAATTCCTACATTTAattgatattaaatatatagctccattcatttttttcaagaaaatcaAACATTACTCAGCAAGTCTACATTCCCATACAgcaggaaagtaaaggcagtctACATTCACATACAGCAGGAAAGTAAAAGAAGTCTCAGGAAAGTAAAAGAATACAGTCTACATTCACATCTCTATGTTGTGTACAGCAGGAAAGTAAAAGAATGCAGTCTACATTCACATC includes:
- the LOC106057607 gene encoding anoctamin-4-like isoform X4 encodes the protein MDDGYEGVPLSPEAVGPIGFEMQIMDEGVTPSNDPMETEAPLPPPPPPLPPIGFESHVPVPPPVVTPVRISGSFNKGFQNEQTNIPGKDNAEKNVSVLSIKPLQHPEIETDLPLPPPSSDAMYVNIQQEPEHHEKEHCFNCDDDDEILLWSKDKRDKLYQKVTHEEENTSLFMDDGKRRVDYVLVYLVDTDEENENQKKTWRENFQRSLEKEGLELEVTAMKRGQDKKTYYVKVHAPWEVLTKYAELTNMKMPLAKNDMIEHFQSCWSKCPSPFDIDKEILPEIPDYFTAPFTRSRINQFIMQDKETFFSPAQRSLLTYQILLRAVFEDVGDPARNKFGIKNMLSNKSYEAAFPLHEGEYKSEHSLLTEGPRNQRHLLYETWAKPGAWYKFQPLDHIRLYFGEKIAIYFTWLGYYTGLLIPAGLVGLAIFIYGCARMPFHEASNEICSDSAPGNYTMCPLCDEHCDYWQLKSSCIYSRVTYLFDNEATVAFAAFMALWSTVFHEMWKRRAAEIEYDWDVADFEQEETIRPEYEASVRRRRINPVTKNGPVEEPYLSFTSKLCRVTSSLWVVLFMLCVVVAAVFGVIVYRMTVRALLYAVGENIIRQRAGIITSVTASVINLIIIILLGKVYQFIAQMLTNFETHRTLTEWEDSFTLKMFLFQFVNHFASLFYIAFFKGKLVGRPGLYNRQINDSRQEECDPSGCFIELCIQLGIIMVGKQTFNNSKEVVLPKLLNWIKSRKINKAEEKKHEKVSQWEKDYAMDSMPELGLFDEYLEMVIQYGFVTIFVAAFPLAPLFALLNNIIEIRLDAYKFVTQWRRPLGMRAQDIGIWFGILQGISKVAVMSNAIIIAFTSEFVPKLVYQYSYSKNSDINGYINFSLSVFNVSLFEPKSIPKVKNIELFGNVTECRYRDFRAPTEPYDYTLEHWHILTARLAFVLVFVICIWLLSWLISYIVPDIPKAVKLQILREKYLARESALESELLKNKSHHNGMEGKSHSSDPHSTVNGVRERHVDKTTPLY
- the LOC106057607 gene encoding anoctamin-4-like isoform X12, whose product is METEAPLPPPPPPLPPIGFESHEIETDLPLPPPSSDAMYVNIQQEPEHHEKEHCFNCDDDDEILLWSKDKRDKLYQKVTHEEENTSLFMDDGKRRVDYVLVYLVDTDEENENQKKTWRENFQRSLEKEGLELEVTAMKSKVKPVVPINKLLKCCRSSQRGQDKKTYYVKVHAPWEVLTKYAELTNMKMPLAKNDMIEHFQSCWSKCPSPFDIDKEILPEIPDYFTAPFTRSRINQFIMQDKETFFSPAQRSLLTYQILLRAVFEDVGDPARNKFGIKNMLSNKSYEAAFPLHEGEYKSEHSLLTEGPRNQRHLLYETWAKPGAWYKFQPLDHIRLYFGEKIAIYFTWLGYYTGLLIPAGLVGLAIFIYGCARMPFHEASNEICSDSAPGNYTMCPLCDEHCDYWQLKSSCIYSRVTYLFDNEATVAFAAFMALWSTVFHEMWKRRAAEIEYDWDVADFEQEETIRPEYEASVRRRRINPVTKNGPVEEPYLSFTSKLCRVTSSLWVVLFMLCVVVAAVFGVIVYRMTVRALLYAVGENIIRQRAGIITSVTASVINLIIIILLGKVYQFIAQMLTNFETHRTLTEWEDSFTLKMFLFQFVNHFASLFYIAFFKGKLVGRPGLYNRQINDSRQEECDPSGCFIELCIQLGIIMVGKQTFNNSKEVVLPKLLNWIKSRKINKAEEKKHEKVSQWEKDYAMDSMPELGLFDEYLEMVIQYGFVTIFVAAFPLAPLFALLNNIIEIRLDAYKFVTQWRRPLGMRAQDIGIWFGILQGISKVAVMSNAIIIAFTSEFVPKLVYQYSYSKNSDINGYINFSLSVFNVSLFEPKSIPKVKNIELFGNVTECRYRDFRAPTEPYDYTLEHWHILTARLAFVLVFVICIWLLSWLISYIVPDIPKAVKLQILREKYLARESALESELLKNKSHHNGMEGKSHSSDPHSTVNGVRERHVDKTTPLY